A single window of Pseudomonas lijiangensis DNA harbors:
- a CDS encoding monovalent cation/H+ antiporter subunit A, protein MSLIVLLLLPFIGSCLAALLPHNARNAESLLAGMIALIGAVQVALWFPQIADGGVIREEYFWLPSLGLNFVLRMDGFAWMFSMMVLGIGTLVSLYARYYMSPDDPVPRFFAFFLAFMGAMLGLVISGNLIQIVFFWELTSVFSFLLIGYWHHRNDARRGAYMALMVTGAGGLALLVGVLMLGHVVGSYDLDRVLASGDAIRAHALYPVLLTLILIGALSKSAQFPFHFWLPHAMAAPTPVSAYLHSATMVKAGVFLLARLWPSLSGTEQWFWIVSGAGACTLVLGAYSAIFQNDLKGLLAYSTISHLGLITLLLGLNSPLAAVAAVFHILNHATFKASLFMAAGIIDHESGTRDIRRLSGLIKLIPYTATLAMVASASMAGVPLLNGFLSKEMFFAETVFISATAWVEMALPIIATIAGAFSVAYSLRFTVDVFFGPAAKDLPLLPHEPPRWMRAPVELLVMACLVVGIFPAQSVAPLLAAAAQPVVGDTLPEYSLAIWHGWNAPMIMSLIAMAGGIVLYLLLRKSFRQERFVGPPLVSRLNGKLFFERCQVIMMHWARRFERLVSTRRLQPQLFMLVLTATLLGFIPMYFSGLTWGDRPKIPGSGVFVTLWLIAIACALGAAWQGKYHRLAALIMVSVCGLMTCITFVWFSAPDLALTQLVVEVVTTVLILLGLRWMPRRNEDVAPSVSNRLNARTRRIRDLTLSALVGIGMALLSYAMLTRQTPNAISSFYLSRALPEGGGTNVVNVMLVDFRGFDTFGEITVLAAVALTVFALLRRFRPPRESIALPAQQRLLARDVVTDLINPRSASDTALGFMMVPAALVRLLLPIAFMVSMYLFMRGHNQPGGGFVAGLVMSVAFILQYMVAGTQWVEAQMSLRPLRWMGTGLLCAVITGLVSMALGYPFMTTHTAHLDLPILGEVHFASALFFDVGVYAVVVGSTLLILTALAHQSVRSHRPTQLPKPIVRPAAESATTQGAV, encoded by the coding sequence ATGTCTCTGATAGTTCTACTGCTTCTGCCTTTCATCGGCAGCTGTCTGGCGGCACTTTTGCCGCACAACGCGCGTAACGCCGAATCCCTGCTCGCGGGCATGATCGCTCTGATCGGTGCCGTGCAGGTGGCGTTGTGGTTTCCGCAGATCGCCGACGGCGGTGTGATTCGTGAAGAATATTTCTGGCTGCCCAGCCTGGGACTGAATTTCGTCCTGCGCATGGACGGATTTGCCTGGATGTTTTCGATGATGGTGCTGGGCATCGGCACGCTGGTGTCCTTGTATGCCCGTTATTACATGTCACCGGACGATCCTGTTCCGCGTTTCTTTGCCTTCTTTCTGGCGTTCATGGGCGCCATGCTGGGGCTGGTGATCTCCGGCAACCTGATCCAGATCGTGTTTTTCTGGGAACTGACCAGCGTCTTTTCCTTCCTGCTGATCGGCTACTGGCACCACCGCAATGACGCCCGACGCGGTGCCTATATGGCGCTGATGGTCACGGGTGCCGGTGGGCTGGCGTTGCTGGTGGGCGTCCTGATGCTCGGGCATGTGGTAGGCAGTTATGACCTGGACCGCGTGCTGGCCTCGGGCGACGCGATCCGCGCCCATGCGCTGTACCCGGTGTTATTGACCCTGATCCTGATCGGCGCCTTGAGCAAGAGCGCACAGTTTCCGTTCCACTTCTGGCTACCTCATGCCATGGCCGCGCCGACGCCGGTCTCGGCTTATCTGCACTCGGCGACCATGGTCAAGGCCGGAGTGTTTCTGCTTGCACGCCTGTGGCCTTCGCTGTCCGGCACTGAACAGTGGTTCTGGATCGTCAGCGGGGCCGGAGCCTGCACGCTGGTGCTAGGCGCCTACTCAGCCATTTTCCAGAATGACCTCAAAGGCCTGCTGGCTTACTCGACCATCAGCCATCTGGGCCTGATCACTCTGCTGCTGGGCCTCAACAGCCCGCTGGCAGCCGTTGCGGCTGTGTTCCACATTCTCAACCACGCGACTTTCAAAGCCTCGTTGTTCATGGCGGCAGGGATCATCGACCACGAAAGCGGGACCCGGGATATCCGGCGTCTCAGCGGCCTGATAAAACTGATCCCCTACACCGCGACCCTGGCCATGGTTGCCAGCGCTTCGATGGCCGGGGTGCCGCTGCTCAACGGCTTCCTGTCCAAGGAAATGTTCTTCGCCGAAACCGTGTTCATTTCCGCCACCGCCTGGGTGGAAATGGCGCTGCCCATCATCGCGACCATTGCCGGGGCCTTCAGCGTCGCCTACTCCCTGCGCTTTACCGTGGATGTGTTTTTCGGCCCGGCAGCAAAAGACCTTCCCCTGCTCCCACACGAGCCGCCACGCTGGATGCGTGCCCCGGTAGAGTTGCTGGTGATGGCCTGTCTGGTGGTCGGTATTTTCCCGGCTCAATCGGTCGCACCACTGCTGGCCGCGGCTGCACAACCGGTGGTGGGCGACACGCTGCCCGAGTACAGCCTGGCAATCTGGCATGGCTGGAACGCGCCGATGATCATGAGCCTGATCGCCATGGCTGGCGGCATCGTGTTGTATCTGCTGCTGCGCAAGTCGTTCCGCCAGGAACGCTTTGTCGGCCCGCCACTGGTATCGCGACTCAACGGCAAGCTGTTTTTCGAGCGTTGCCAGGTGATCATGATGCACTGGGCCCGACGCTTCGAACGTCTGGTCAGCACCCGTCGCCTGCAGCCGCAATTGTTCATGCTGGTCCTGACGGCGACGCTGCTGGGCTTTATCCCGATGTACTTCAGCGGCCTGACCTGGGGTGACCGACCGAAGATTCCGGGCTCCGGGGTATTTGTAACCCTGTGGCTGATCGCGATTGCCTGCGCCCTCGGAGCCGCATGGCAAGGCAAGTATCACCGTCTGGCTGCACTGATCATGGTCAGCGTCTGCGGCCTGATGACCTGTATCACCTTTGTCTGGTTCTCGGCACCGGATCTGGCGCTGACCCAACTGGTGGTCGAAGTGGTGACCACCGTGCTGATTCTGCTGGGCCTGCGCTGGATGCCACGACGTAACGAAGATGTCGCGCCATCGGTCAGCAACCGCCTCAACGCCCGCACCCGACGCATTCGTGACCTGACACTGTCTGCACTGGTCGGCATCGGCATGGCCCTGCTGTCCTATGCCATGCTGACCCGCCAGACCCCCAACGCCATTTCTTCGTTCTACCTGAGCCGGGCATTGCCCGAAGGTGGCGGTACCAACGTGGTCAACGTGATGCTGGTGGATTTCCGGGGCTTCGATACCTTCGGTGAAATCACGGTACTGGCCGCCGTGGCCCTGACAGTATTCGCCTTGCTGCGCCGTTTCCGCCCCCCCAGGGAAAGCATCGCCCTGCCCGCCCAGCAACGCCTGCTGGCCCGTGATGTGGTCACTGACCTGATCAACCCGCGCAGTGCAAGCGATACGGCACTGGGTTTCATGATGGTGCCGGCTGCGCTCGTGCGTCTGCTGCTGCCCATCGCATTCATGGTTTCGATGTACCTGTTCATGCGCGGCCATAACCAGCCGGGCGGCGGGTTCGTCGCCGGCCTGGTGATGTCCGTGGCGTTCATCCTGCAATACATGGTTGCCGGAACTCAGTGGGTCGAGGCGCAGATGAGCCTGCGACCTCTGCGCTGGATGGGCACCGGTCTGCTGTGCGCTGTCATCACCGGCCTGGTTTCCATGGCTCTGGGGTATCCGTTCATGACCACCCATACCGCGCATCTGGACCTGCCGATACTCGGTGAAGTCCATTTTGCCAGCGCCCTGTTCTTCGATGTGGGCGTCTATGCCGTGGTCGTCGGCTCGACCCTGTTGATCCTCACCGCACTGGCCCACCAGTCGGTTCGCAGCCATCGACCAACCCAGTTGCCGAAACCGATTGTCCGCCCTGCGGCCGAATCCGCGACTACACAAGGAGCCGTCTGA
- a CDS encoding DMT family transporter, producing MTSIRRVPRVSKAEAVLILITVLWGGTFLLVQHALTVSGPMFFVGLRFAAAACIVALFSMKIMRDLTLLELRAGIFIGISIMLGYGLQTIGLQTIPSSQSAFITALYVPCVPLLQWLVLGRRPGLMPSLGIALAFSGLMLLSGPEGASLQFSPGEVATIISAVAIAAEIIMIGAYAGKVDVRRVTVVQLATASILAFLMIVPTGESLPGFSWLLVISAVGLGAMSAIIQVAMNWAQKSVSPTRATVIYAGEPVWAGIAGRLAGERLPGIALLGAALIVAGVIVSEMKVRAKAQALKEEQEEGIQRLDQ from the coding sequence ATGACCTCCATTCGCCGGGTACCGCGCGTCAGCAAGGCTGAAGCGGTATTGATCCTGATCACTGTCCTGTGGGGCGGCACATTCCTGCTGGTCCAGCACGCGCTCACCGTCAGCGGCCCGATGTTTTTCGTGGGTCTGCGTTTCGCAGCGGCGGCCTGCATCGTAGCGCTGTTTTCGATGAAAATAATGCGCGACCTGACCTTGCTTGAACTCAGGGCCGGCATATTCATAGGCATTTCGATCATGCTCGGCTACGGATTGCAGACCATCGGCCTGCAAACCATCCCCAGCAGCCAGTCGGCGTTCATCACCGCATTGTATGTCCCTTGTGTGCCGTTGTTGCAATGGCTGGTGCTGGGACGTCGTCCCGGCCTGATGCCCAGCCTGGGAATTGCCCTGGCCTTCAGCGGCCTGATGCTGCTGTCAGGACCGGAAGGCGCCTCGCTGCAATTCAGCCCTGGAGAAGTTGCCACCATTATCAGCGCCGTGGCGATCGCTGCCGAAATCATCATGATCGGCGCCTATGCGGGCAAGGTCGATGTGCGACGAGTCACCGTCGTGCAACTGGCAACCGCCTCGATACTGGCGTTCCTGATGATCGTCCCCACCGGCGAGAGCCTGCCGGGCTTCTCCTGGCTTCTGGTCATCAGTGCCGTGGGCCTGGGCGCCATGAGCGCAATCATCCAGGTCGCCATGAACTGGGCACAGAAAAGCGTCTCCCCGACCCGCGCCACCGTTATCTATGCAGGCGAACCGGTCTGGGCCGGCATTGCCGGACGGCTGGCAGGTGAGCGTTTACCGGGTATCGCACTGCTGGGCGCGGCGCTGATTGTCGCGGGCGTGATCGTCAGTGAAATGAAAGTGCGGGCCAAGGCTCAAGCGCTGAAAGAGGAACAGGAAGAGGGCATACAGCGGCTGGATCAATAA
- a CDS encoding helix-turn-helix domain-containing protein — protein sequence MHKENSQRAPVLQHVSHNVRRLRNGAGLSQSALAEKSGVSRRMLVAIEAGEKNVSLATLDRVAEALEVAFSDLIQAPELADHSRINELAWEGTQPGSKAVLLAKALARREVELWEFTLEPGDVYASEADPEGWSEQVYVVEGHLTISLVERDRQHRIGPGEFFMFPSNQPHTYRNEGEITLRFVRNVVL from the coding sequence GTGCACAAAGAAAATTCCCAGCGTGCCCCTGTGCTGCAGCATGTCAGCCACAACGTCCGCCGCCTGCGCAATGGCGCGGGGCTGAGCCAGAGCGCTCTGGCGGAAAAGTCCGGCGTCAGCCGCCGCATGCTGGTGGCTATTGAGGCGGGCGAGAAGAATGTCAGCCTGGCGACCCTGGACCGGGTGGCCGAGGCACTGGAAGTGGCTTTCAGTGACTTGATCCAGGCCCCCGAGCTGGCGGATCACAGCCGTATCAACGAACTGGCCTGGGAAGGTACACAGCCGGGCAGCAAGGCCGTGCTGCTGGCCAAGGCCCTTGCCCGACGCGAGGTCGAGTTGTGGGAGTTCACCCTCGAGCCCGGGGATGTCTATGCATCCGAGGCCGATCCTGAAGGCTGGAGCGAGCAGGTCTATGTCGTCGAAGGGCATCTGACCATAAGCCTGGTCGAGCGTGACAGGCAGCATCGGATCGGTCCCGGCGAATTCTTCATGTTCCCCAGCAACCAGCCACACACGTATCGCAATGAAGGTGAGATTACCCTGCGTTTTGTACGCAATGTGGTGCTGTAA
- a CDS encoding FAD/NAD(P)-binding protein, whose amino-acid sequence MRDDKTLPAVADVLIIGGGLSGTMLAVQLLRQPGMRRILIVEPRAELGRGEAYSATEPGHTLNGNAARMSADPDHPDDLTQWLTQYLADGGWPESREQSVPVSVLFPPRGVFGLYVQQRLREAQAVGQVHGSSVEHVHGEAVDLLTNESGVAVTLADGTGLQGRFAVLATGMYAASRTPQHHSNGLNAAALDPWNVEVMRRLDPQSTVLIIGSGLTMVDAVVSLQQSGHRGPIRVFSRHGLLPHVRRQPPEWADFLGQDHSIRSTRQLVRKVREQCELAIESGIDWQAPLDTVRANIGRLWNQASDRQRRQFVRHVRPWWESHHHRSPPPSAALLAELVQQGRLTIQAASLQGVKSEPQGRVHIQIRHRGQSQSSLVPGDALINSTGIEYDWRRVDRPLPRQLLARGLIQPGPLALGIAADLDGAVLDAKGRRSQCLFAMGPPLRGMWWESTAVTDVAIQSKALALRLTALLSDR is encoded by the coding sequence ATGCGTGATGACAAGACCCTGCCTGCCGTAGCCGATGTCCTGATCATCGGCGGTGGCCTGAGTGGCACCATGCTCGCAGTCCAGTTGCTGCGCCAGCCCGGCATGCGACGCATCCTGATCGTCGAGCCCCGGGCCGAGCTGGGCAGGGGAGAAGCCTACAGCGCCACTGAGCCGGGACATACCCTCAATGGCAATGCTGCCCGGATGAGTGCTGATCCCGATCACCCTGATGACCTGACCCAGTGGTTGACCCAGTATCTGGCCGATGGCGGCTGGCCTGAGTCCAGGGAGCAATCGGTGCCGGTGTCGGTGCTGTTTCCGCCACGTGGCGTCTTCGGCCTGTATGTGCAGCAACGTCTGCGGGAGGCTCAGGCGGTCGGGCAGGTTCACGGCTCCAGTGTCGAGCATGTTCACGGGGAAGCGGTGGATCTGCTGACCAACGAGTCGGGTGTCGCTGTCACCCTGGCCGACGGGACCGGGTTGCAGGGCCGTTTCGCGGTGCTGGCCACGGGAATGTACGCGGCTTCACGTACGCCGCAGCATCATTCCAATGGCCTCAATGCGGCAGCGCTCGATCCCTGGAACGTCGAGGTCATGCGTCGGCTGGATCCGCAGTCCACCGTGCTGATCATCGGTTCCGGGCTGACCATGGTCGATGCTGTGGTGTCCTTGCAGCAGTCCGGGCATCGTGGCCCCATCCGGGTGTTTTCCCGTCATGGCCTGCTGCCTCATGTCCGCCGTCAGCCGCCGGAGTGGGCGGACTTCCTCGGCCAGGACCACAGCATCCGCAGCACCCGGCAATTGGTACGCAAGGTGCGCGAACAGTGTGAACTGGCCATCGAGAGCGGTATCGACTGGCAAGCCCCTCTGGATACGGTGCGGGCCAATATCGGTCGCTTGTGGAACCAGGCTTCGGATCGTCAGCGTCGTCAGTTCGTCAGGCACGTCCGGCCCTGGTGGGAAAGCCATCACCATCGTTCGCCACCGCCCAGTGCTGCGCTGCTTGCGGAGCTGGTGCAACAGGGGCGGCTGACGATTCAGGCGGCCTCCTTGCAAGGTGTGAAGTCCGAGCCTCAGGGACGGGTACACATTCAGATCCGGCATCGTGGTCAGAGCCAGTCGTCACTGGTTCCCGGAGATGCCCTGATCAACTCCACGGGTATCGAATACGACTGGCGCAGGGTCGATCGCCCGTTGCCACGCCAACTGTTGGCACGCGGCCTGATTCAGCCAGGGCCTCTGGCGTTGGGGATTGCCGCCGATCTCGATGGAGCGGTTCTCGATGCCAAAGGGCGTCGTTCACAGTGTCTGTTTGCCATGGGCCCGCCGCTGCGGGGCATGTGGTGGGAAAGTACTGCGGTGACCGATGTGGCGATCCAGTCCAAGGCACTGGCCCTGCGCCTGACCGCCTTGCTCTCAGACCGATAG
- a CDS encoding sigma-54 interaction domain-containing protein codes for MAVQLLTLPPSPALATSIRATAQVFEDPKSRDLLAHVQQVAPSDASVLIIGETGTGKELVARHIHELSHRRDKPFVAVNCGAFSESLIEAELFGHEKGAFTGALSAKSGWFEEADGGTLFLDEIGDLSMPLQVKLLRVLQEREVVRLGSRKSIPINVRVLAATNVQLEKAINAGHFREDLYYRLDVVNLELSPLRERPGDILPLARHFIDIYSQRLNYGPIRISAEAELKLKSYSWPGNIRELENVIHHTLLVCRNGVIQHEDLRLSNLRIERQEESPRGDESAEELLKRAFQKLFEEQAGALHEKVEDALLRAAYRFCHHNQVHTANLLGLTRNVTRAHLIRIGELAVNKRRPGENLQGEQMLHLSV; via the coding sequence ATGGCTGTGCAACTGCTGACCTTGCCGCCCTCGCCGGCCCTGGCGACTTCGATCCGGGCCACGGCCCAGGTTTTCGAGGACCCCAAATCCCGAGACTTGCTGGCCCATGTCCAGCAAGTGGCGCCCAGCGATGCCAGTGTGCTGATCATCGGGGAAACCGGTACCGGCAAGGAACTGGTTGCACGGCATATCCATGAACTCAGTCATCGCCGCGACAAACCTTTCGTGGCGGTCAACTGCGGCGCATTCTCCGAATCCCTGATCGAGGCCGAACTGTTCGGCCACGAGAAAGGTGCCTTTACCGGTGCCTTGAGCGCCAAGTCCGGCTGGTTTGAAGAGGCCGATGGCGGCACGCTGTTTCTGGATGAAATCGGCGATCTGTCCATGCCTCTGCAGGTCAAGTTGCTGCGTGTGTTGCAGGAGCGCGAGGTGGTGCGCCTGGGCTCACGCAAGAGCATTCCCATCAATGTGCGGGTGCTGGCCGCGACCAACGTGCAACTGGAAAAAGCCATCAATGCCGGACATTTCCGCGAGGATCTGTATTACCGGCTGGACGTGGTCAATCTGGAGTTGAGCCCGCTGCGCGAGCGGCCGGGCGATATTCTGCCGCTGGCCCGACACTTCATCGATATCTACAGCCAGCGCCTGAACTACGGCCCGATACGCATCAGTGCCGAAGCCGAACTGAAGCTCAAGAGCTACAGCTGGCCGGGCAATATTCGCGAACTGGAAAACGTTATCCACCACACCTTGCTGGTCTGCCGTAACGGGGTTATCCAGCATGAAGACCTGCGCCTCTCGAACCTGAGGATAGAGCGCCAGGAAGAATCGCCAAGGGGCGATGAGTCGGCGGAAGAACTGCTCAAACGCGCCTTTCAAAAGCTGTTTGAAGAACAGGCCGGTGCCCTGCATGAGAAAGTCGAAGATGCCCTGCTAAGGGCGGCTTATCGCTTCTGCCATCACAATCAGGTACACACTGCCAACCTGCTGGGCCTGACCCGCAATGTCACACGGGCGCACCTGATTCGCATCGGCGAACTGGCCGTCAACAAACGCCGCCCCGGTGAAAACCTGCAAGGCGAGCAGATGCTGCACCTATCGGTCTGA
- the ssuD gene encoding FMNH2-dependent alkanesulfonate monooxygenase, which translates to MNVFWFLPTHGDGHFLGTTKGARPVTLNYLKQVAQAADDLGYHGVLIPTGRSCEDSWVIASALVPLTERLKFLVAIRPGIISPTVSARMAATLDRLSGGRLLINVVTGGDPDENRGDGSFLDHSERYEVSDEFLKIWRRVLQGESVDFEGKHLRVQNAKALYPPIQKPYPPLYFGGSSDAAHDLAADQVDVYLTWGEPPAAVAEKLADVRERAARKGRTVKFGIRLHVIVRETSEEAWKAASSLIEHISDETIAAAQKSFSRFDSEGQRRMAALHDGRRDNLEIAPNLWAGVGLVRGGAGTALVGNPQEVAARIKEYADLGIESFIFSGYPHLEEAYRFAELVFPLLPEPYASLAGRGITNLTGPFGEMIANDLPPQAK; encoded by the coding sequence GTGGCGCAGGCTGCCGATGATCTGGGCTATCACGGTGTGTTGATTCCTACCGGCCGTTCCTGCGAAGACTCCTGGGTCATTGCTTCGGCGCTGGTGCCGCTGACCGAGCGCCTGAAATTTCTGGTGGCGATTCGTCCGGGGATCATTTCACCGACGGTTTCGGCACGCATGGCCGCGACCCTGGACCGCCTATCAGGTGGCCGTTTGCTGATCAACGTGGTCACCGGTGGCGACCCGGATGAGAACCGTGGTGATGGCAGCTTCCTCGATCACAGCGAACGTTACGAAGTCAGCGACGAGTTCCTGAAAATCTGGCGTCGCGTGTTGCAAGGCGAATCCGTGGATTTCGAGGGCAAGCATCTGCGTGTGCAGAATGCCAAGGCGCTGTATCCACCGATCCAGAAACCTTATCCGCCGCTGTACTTTGGTGGTTCTTCCGACGCGGCCCATGACCTGGCCGCCGATCAGGTGGATGTCTACCTGACCTGGGGTGAGCCGCCTGCCGCCGTGGCCGAAAAACTGGCCGATGTCCGCGAGCGCGCTGCGCGCAAGGGCCGTACCGTCAAATTCGGTATCCGTCTGCATGTGATCGTGCGTGAAACCAGCGAAGAAGCCTGGAAAGCCGCGAGCAGCCTGATCGAACACATCAGCGACGAAACCATCGCCGCCGCACAGAAATCCTTCTCCCGCTTCGACTCCGAAGGTCAGCGTCGCATGGCTGCATTGCATGATGGTCGTCGCGACAACCTGGAAATCGCTCCAAACCTTTGGGCCGGCGTCGGTCTGGTGCGCGGTGGTGCAGGTACGGCATTGGTGGGCAACCCGCAGGAAGTGGCGGCACGCATCAAGGAATATGCGGACCTGGGCATCGAGAGCTTTATCTTCTCCGGCTACCCGCACCTGGAAGAAGCCTACCGCTTCGCCGAGCTGGTGTTCCCGCTGCTGCCTGAACCTTACGCCAGCCTCGCAGGTCGCGGCATCACCAACCTCACCGGCCCCTTTGGCGAAATGATCGCCAATGATCTGCCACCGCAGGCCAAGTGA